Proteins encoded within one genomic window of Lampris incognitus isolate fLamInc1 chromosome 19, fLamInc1.hap2, whole genome shotgun sequence:
- the inhbaa gene encoding inhibin subunit beta Aa, translating to MSILPLLSWSLLLLVQGCSSTLSKPAALSFPRQADASSHCPSCVLARMRRNEEREGRVAEEEGEEEGVVANAEAQPDVVEAVKRHILNMLHLQARPNITRPVPRAALLNALRKLHVGRVAEDGSVQIEGEEEGRGRGGRGGAGRGGDDGEPQETTEIITFAEAGESPGVVNFVLSKEGGDLSLVEQANVWLFLRLAKTNRSRAKVTIRLIQQRHSADGRQDAMSPAQGDVLLAEKTMDTRRSGWHTFPVSGAIQALLESGESSTLSLRVSCPLCADAGATPILVSAGSETSSRTSQREQSHRPFLMAVVRPADSEPHRRRKRGLECDGKVRVCCKRQFYVNFKDIGWNDWIIAPSGYHANYCEGECPSHVASITGSSLSFHSTVINHYRIRGYSPFQSMRSCCVPTRLRAMSMLYYNEEQKIVKKDIQNMIVEECGCS from the exons ATGTCCATCTTACCTCTGCTCAGCTGGAGCTTGCTGCTCCTGGTGCAGGGCTGCAGCTCCACGCTGTCCAAACCCGCCGCGCTCTCCTTCCCCCGCCAGGCGGACGCCAGCTCACACTGCCCGTCCTGCGTGCTGGCCCGGATGCGGAGGAACGAGGAAAGGGAGGGCAGGGtggcagaggaggagggggaggaggagggggtggtggCGAATGCCGAGGCGCAGCCAGACGTGGTGGAAGCTGTGAAGAGGCACATCCTGAACATGCTGCACCTCCAGGCCCGGCCCAACATCACACGGCCCGTGCCGCGCGCCGCACTCCTCAACGCCCTGCGCAAGCTTCACGTGGGCCGCGTGGCGGAGGACGGCAGCGTGCAGattgagggggaggaggaggggagagggcggggagggagaggaggagcagggagagggggagacgacGGAGAGCCGCAGGAGACCACAGAGATTATCACCTTCGCAGAGGCCG gggaATCTCCGGgtgtggtgaactttgtcctatCCAAGGAGGGTGGCGATCTCTCCCTGGTGGAGCAGGCTAATGTCTGGCTCTTCCTCCGTTTGGCTAAGACCAACCGTAGCCGCGCCAAAGTCACCATCCGTCTGATTCAACAGCGCCACTCTGCAGACGGCCGTCAGGACGCCATGTCACCGGCCCAGGGTGACGTCCTCCTGGCTGAGAAAACTATGGATACGCGGCGCAGCGGCTGGCACACATTTCCGGTGTCAGGCGCCATCCAGGCACTACTGGAGAGCGGTGAAAGTTCCACACTTAGCCTGCGGGTGTCCTGCCCACTCTGTGCCGATGCCGGTGCCACGCCAATCCTCGTCTCTGCCGGTTCCGAGACATCGTCCCGGACCAGCCAGCGGGAGCAGTCCCACCGGCCGTTCCTCATGGCTGTGGTGAGGCCGGCGGACAGCGAGCCTCATCGGCGCAGGAAACGCGGCCTGGAGTGTGACGGGAAGGTGCGCGTGTGTTGCAAGAGGCAGTTCTACGTCAACTTTAAAGACATCGGCTGGAACGACTGGATCATCGCGCCGTCCGGTTATCACGCCAACTACTGCGAGGGGGAGTGCCCCTCCCATGTGGCGAGCATCACGGGCTCCTCACTCTCCTTCCACTCCACCGTCATCAACCACTACCGCATACGCGGCTACAGCCCCTTCCAGAGCATGCGGTCATGCTGCGTGCCCACGCGGCTACGCGCCATGTCCATGCTGTACTACAACGAAGAGCAGAAGATCGTCAAGAAGGACATCCAGAACATGATCGTGGAGGAGTGCGGGTGCTCATAG